A window from Gossypium raimondii isolate GPD5lz chromosome 7, ASM2569854v1, whole genome shotgun sequence encodes these proteins:
- the LOC105785457 gene encoding flavanone 3-dioxygenase 3, with product MSGDKNPSSFTIGNTAQEKGLDYVPECYVVSPSKSSSSGTEKARIPTIDMSRLRMNGNKRSIAIEELGEACRHRGFFQVVNHGISQSILDEALAMALGFFDLPSEEKLKFKSNDVYNPVRYGTSLKDGADKVQFWRVFLKHYAHPLDAWIDSWPHNPPQYREKMGKYCAQVRNLALELMGMIIESLRISPNRLTPKMDRGMQIMAVNCYPPCPKPEMALGLPPHSDYTCLTIILQSSTGLEILDTDDGNWKMVPELHGALQVHIGDHFEVMSNGVYKSVVHRATLNSEKTRISIASLHSLGMDDKMETANELIDEQNPKRYKESSFRDFLDFLANNDIADGKHFIDTLKI from the exons ATGTCTGGAGACAAAAATCCGAGTTCGTTTACTATTGGAAACACAGCACAAGAGAAGGGTTTGGATTATGTTCCGGAATGTTACGTCGTTTCGCCTTCGAAATCTTCAAGTTCGGGCACTGAGAAAGCTCGAATTCCGACCATCGATATGTCTCGGTTAAGAATGAATGGCAATAAACGCTCAATCGCCATTGAAGAACTTGGTGAAGCTTGTCGCCATAGGGGCTTCTttcaa gTTGTGAACCATGGGATTAGCCAATCTATTCTCGATGAAGCACTCGCAATGGCGCTCGGTTTCTTCGATCTGCCAAGTGAAGAGAAGCTTAAATTCAAGTCAAATGACGTTTACAACCCGGTACGGTACGGCACAAGCTTGAAAGACGGTGCTGACAAGGTCCAATTTTGGAGAGTTTTCCTCAAGCATTATGCACATCCCTTGGATGCCTGGATTGATTCATGGCCCCATAACCCTCCTCAATACAG GGAGAAAATGGGTAAATATTGTGCACAAGTTCGAAACCTCGCCCTCGAACTAATGGGAATGATCATTGAAAGTCTCAGGATATCCCCGAATCGACTAACCCCGAAAATGGACCGTGGCATGCAAATCATGGCAGTAAACTGTTACCCGCCATGTCCTAAACCAGAAATGGCATTAGGGTTACCACCACATTCAGACTACACTTGTTTAACCATTATCTTACAAAGCTCAACAGGTCTTGAAATATTGGACACTGATGATGGAAATTGGAAAATGGTCCCTGAACTTCATGGTGCATTACAAGTTCATATAGGTGACCATTTTGAAGTGATGAGCAATGGGGTATACAAAAGTGTGGTTCATAGGGCTACATTGAACAGTGAAAAAACTAGGATTTCCATTGCAAGTTTACATAGTTTGGGGATGGATGATAAAATGGAAACCGCTAATGAACTTATCGatgaacaaaatccaaagaggtATAAAGAAAGTAGTTTTAGGGATTTCTTGGATTTTCTTGCAAATAATGATATTGCTGATGGGAAACACTTCATTGAtacacttaaaatttaa
- the LOC105785465 gene encoding protein ORANGE, chloroplastic: protein MVCLSRVLTISCTVKPSPPYKPPSLSSRFVHTKCELKSRWRSMATEPDSSSSAQSVESDSSADKTAAGFCIIEGPETVQDFAKMELQEIEDNIRSRRNKIFLQMEEVRRLRIQQRIKSAELGIFKEEQESELPNFPSFIPFLPPLTSANLKVYYVTCYSLIAGIIIFGGLLAPTLELKLGLGGTSYADFIRSVHLPMQLSQVDPIVASFSGGAVGVISALMVVEINNVKQQEHKRCKYCLGTGYLACARCSSTGSLVLTEPVSTLNGRDRPLSTPKTERCSNCLGSGKVMCPTCLCTGMAMASEHDPRIDPFD from the exons ATGGTTTGTTTGAGTCGAGTGTTGACGATTTCTTGTACGGTAAAGCCTTCGCCCCCATACAAGCCTCCTTCTTTGAGCTCTAGATTTGTTCATACGAAATGCGAATTGAAATCGAGATGGCGATCTATGGCTACCGAGCCGGATTCATCTTCCTCCGCGCAGTCTGTTGAATCCGATTCTTCCGCCGATAAAACTGCCGCCGG ATTTTGCATCATAGAAGGGCCTGAAACAGTCCAGGATTTCGCTAAGATGGAACTTCAAGAAATTGAGGATAATATTCGAAGTCGGCGAAACAAAATCTTTCTCCAAATGGAAGAG GTTCGGAGGCTAAGGATACAACAGAGAATTAAAAGTGCTGAACTAGGTATTTTCAAGGAAGAGCAAGAAAGTGAACTTCCTAATTTTCCATCATTCATCCCATTCCTGCCTCCATTG ACCTCAGCAAATCTCAAGGTTTATTATGTGACTTGTTATTCTCTTATTGctggaattattatttttggtggacTTCTAGCACCCACT CTGGAGCTTAAGCTAGGACTGGGGGGCACATCATATGCAGATTTCATCCGTAGTGTACATCTGCCAATGCAGTTGAG TCAGGTTGATCCTATAGTGGCATCCTTCTCTGGAGGAGCAGTAGGGGTTATCTCAGCCTTGATGGTAGTCGAAATAAACAATGTTAAACAGCAAGAGCATAAACGATGCAAGTATTGTCTTGGAACAG GATATCTTGCTTGTGCTCGCTGCTCAAGTACTGGATCACTTGTTCTTACCGAACCAGTCTCGACACTAAATGGTAGAGACCGTCCTTTATCAACCCCCAAAACGGAAAGATGTTCAAACTGTTTGGGATCCGGAAAG GTTATGTGCCCTACGTGTCTTTGCACCGGAATGGCAATGGCAAGCGAACACGACCCACGAATTGATCCATTTGATTAG